A window of Synechococcus sp. HK05 contains these coding sequences:
- a CDS encoding integrase core domain-containing protein yields MVHALRTWCKNSGTATTYIEPGSPWQNGIVESFNRRFRDEYLIVTDPEAQGLAIRWRWEYNTLRPPFSSPGGYAPGGRSSSCCMTTHSHCSWTMKGVTSSGI; encoded by the coding sequence ATTGTCCACGCGCTCAGAACTTGGTGCAAGAACAGCGGCACAGCCACCACCTACATCGAGCCAGGCTCGCCATGGCAGAACGGCATTGTTGAATCCTTCAACAGACGGTTCAGGGATGAATACCTCATCGTCACGGATCCTGAGGCCCAGGGCTTGGCCATTCGCTGGCGCTGGGAGTACAACACCCTCAGGCCCCCATTCAGCTCTCCAGGGGGGTACGCCCCTGGAGGCAGATCAAGCAGCTGCTGCATGACCACTCACTCTCATTGCTCCTGGACCATGAAGGGGGTCACGTCATCAGGAATTTGA
- the istB gene encoding IS21-like element helper ATPase IstB: protein MPLLLKQLKLARFRSHWQPLCQQAEAEGWSPAQFLYALCEQEVDHRLIARRQRLLREAHLPWQKGLDGFDHQHLEPKHWQELQVRSRSHTWLLQAENLLLFGPSGVGKTHLAIAIMMAMIEQDQACRFFPATALVQLLQKAKASYELPALIQKLDRYSLLVIDDISYVRRNELETSVLFELICHRYERKSLLVTSNQPFREWDEIFPSGSMTVAAVDRLVHHCYIVGIKGDSYRQKAAAARVSSDAIDPPT, encoded by the coding sequence TTGCCACTCCTGCTCAAACAGCTGAAACTCGCGCGCTTTCGCAGCCACTGGCAGCCGCTCTGCCAGCAAGCTGAGGCAGAAGGCTGGAGCCCGGCCCAGTTCCTCTATGCCCTCTGTGAGCAGGAGGTTGACCACCGCCTGATTGCCCGGCGCCAACGCTTACTGCGCGAGGCGCATCTCCCGTGGCAAAAGGGACTGGATGGCTTTGATCACCAGCACCTCGAACCCAAGCACTGGCAGGAGCTCCAGGTCCGCTCCCGCAGCCACACCTGGCTGCTACAGGCCGAGAACCTGCTGCTGTTTGGACCAAGCGGTGTGGGCAAAACCCACCTGGCCATTGCGATCATGATGGCGATGATCGAGCAGGACCAGGCCTGCCGCTTCTTTCCTGCCACGGCCCTGGTGCAGCTGCTGCAGAAGGCCAAGGCCAGCTATGAGCTGCCGGCGCTGATCCAGAAGCTGGATCGCTACAGCCTGTTGGTGATCGACGACATCTCCTACGTGCGTCGCAACGAGCTCGAGACCTCGGTGCTGTTTGAGCTGATCTGCCATCGCTACGAGCGCAAATCCCTGCTGGTGACCTCCAACCAGCCGTTCAGGGAGTGGGACGAGATCTTCCCCAGTGGATCGATGACCGTGGCGGCGGTGGACCGGCTGGTGCACCACTGCTACATCGTGGGCATCAAGGGTGATAGCTACCGGCAGAAAGCAGCTGCTGCACGGGTTTCTAGCGATGCAATCGACCCGCCTACGTAA